The Lysinibacillus pakistanensis genome includes a window with the following:
- a CDS encoding DMT family transporter, translated as MNTQMWASGKVMLAMTIVGSSVVAGKFIIQSFPVFLANELRFLVASAALVPLWMKVEGFSVLDRKDYLSIFLQALFGVFLFNILMLSGLSLTSAIEAGIITSTLPACTAILSVFLLKEHFTRNIGLGVLMAVFGTVLINITSISTIDLTSLAGNLLILGAICCESLFIILGKSHSKRVSALTVATMVSCFGAVLFFPFAIAESRSFAFKEVTFAEWGLVVYFGIIVTVLAFILMQQGLARISATSAGILTSFLPISSIVLSSLFLGEKISFLQCGGFGFILGALYLLSKPSTQIG; from the coding sequence TTGAATACGCAAATGTGGGCAAGTGGAAAAGTTATGCTCGCGATGACTATTGTTGGTAGCTCGGTTGTAGCAGGTAAGTTCATCATACAAAGCTTTCCTGTATTTTTAGCAAATGAATTGAGATTTCTTGTTGCATCTGCTGCTCTAGTACCTTTATGGATGAAAGTAGAGGGTTTTTCAGTGCTAGATAGAAAAGATTATTTATCAATCTTCTTGCAGGCATTGTTTGGTGTCTTTCTGTTTAATATTCTAATGCTCAGTGGTCTTTCACTAACCTCAGCAATCGAGGCTGGTATTATTACAAGTACACTACCAGCTTGTACAGCTATTCTTTCAGTTTTCCTATTAAAGGAGCATTTTACGAGAAATATCGGGCTTGGTGTACTAATGGCTGTTTTTGGAACAGTATTAATAAATATTACTAGCATATCTACGATAGATTTGACATCATTAGCCGGTAATCTTCTTATTTTAGGAGCTATTTGTTGTGAATCCTTATTCATTATATTAGGAAAATCTCACTCTAAGCGAGTAAGTGCTCTCACTGTTGCTACGATGGTAAGCTGCTTTGGAGCAGTGTTGTTTTTTCCTTTTGCTATAGCCGAAAGTCGTTCCTTTGCTTTTAAAGAAGTGACTTTTGCTGAATGGGGGTTAGTAGTCTATTTCGGAATCATTGTAACCGTGCTGGCATTTATTCTTATGCAGCAAGGGCTTGCAAGGATTTCTGCAACATCAGCGGGCATCCTAACAAGCTTTTTACCGATTAGTAGCATTGTATTATCCTCGTTATTTTTAGGTGAAAAAATTTCATTCCTACAATGCGGAGGATTTGGATTTATTTTAGGAGCCCTTTATTTGCTGTCTAAGCCATCAACACAGATTGGATAA
- a CDS encoding proline dehydrogenase family protein, giving the protein MRNVEELVIQALKSAARNEQMKHTVQQSAELYPLLWKAAKRYVTGEKRQEALRIAQDFISKDYQISLEFIGENTKDIAECQKAKEELLQLIEDTGVLSFNQTVSFDLSHIGLSVNANLAYTNLQELAQKAQQYGISLMISMEESSKTSSIIEVYKKIAMQYPNIGITLQAHLYRTEVDIQQLTQYPGRIRLVKGAFQESDDIAITRSRKLNERYLHFVEQLIEAKHPISIATHDKALILEMEKRRYFQQPNVEIEMLYGVQPALLQQLKKNGYPCRVYLTYGTEWFLYLCHRIAEYPENLYLAVTDIINPSILENSEDY; this is encoded by the coding sequence ATGAGAAATGTGGAGGAATTAGTAATACAGGCCTTAAAATCAGCAGCAAGAAATGAGCAAATGAAGCATACTGTTCAGCAATCAGCGGAGCTTTATCCGTTATTATGGAAGGCGGCTAAACGTTATGTTACTGGGGAAAAGAGACAGGAGGCGCTAAGAATTGCTCAGGATTTTATCTCAAAGGATTATCAAATATCACTAGAATTCATAGGAGAAAATACAAAGGATATTGCGGAATGTCAAAAAGCAAAGGAGGAGCTTTTACAGCTTATAGAGGACACTGGGGTACTTTCATTCAACCAAACTGTATCTTTTGATTTATCCCATATTGGCCTTTCAGTAAACGCAAATCTTGCCTATACAAATTTACAGGAGCTTGCACAGAAAGCGCAGCAATATGGTATTTCATTGATGATTAGTATGGAGGAGTCCTCCAAGACGAGCAGTATAATCGAAGTCTATAAAAAAATAGCTATGCAATATCCGAATATAGGGATTACGCTGCAAGCTCATCTTTATCGTACAGAAGTGGATATTCAACAGTTGACCCAATATCCAGGGAGAATAAGGCTGGTAAAAGGCGCTTTTCAGGAGTCAGACGATATTGCGATAACAAGGTCAAGGAAATTAAACGAACGTTATCTTCATTTTGTTGAACAATTAATAGAAGCAAAGCATCCAATTTCAATTGCAACACATGATAAGGCGCTTATTCTAGAAATGGAGAAGCGTCGATACTTTCAACAGCCAAATGTGGAGATAGAGATGTTATACGGTGTACAGCCAGCGTTGTTACAGCAATTAAAAAAGAACGGGTACCCATGCAGAGTTTATTTGACTTATGGAACTGAGTGGTTTTTGTACCTATGCCACCGTATTGCAGAATATCCTGAAAATTTATATCTTGCCGTAACAGATATAATTAATCCTTCAATCTTAGAAAATAGTGAGGATTATTGA